The window cttattgttgtcgaactgtcgcccgttgtcagtgactatagCATTGGGAATGttgaatctgcaaaggatgttcttccatacgaagtcttctatttctgcctcagtaatggttgccaagggttctacttcggcccactttgtgaagtagtcaactgcaacgattgcatagcgaaccttgcccttccctgcaagcATTAGgccaatcaaatcaagtccccattgggcgaagggccaaaggctgatcataggagtgaccGGCTTATGAGGGGAgtaaggaatagttgcgtagcattgacacttatcacatgagcgggatattctgatggcatcttggtggagtgttggccagtaatatccttggtgaaaagccttgtgtgctagggatcgatatccaacatgatctccgcagacacCTTCATATATTTCTCAAAGGACAGTTTTCGCTTCtgcaggtgtaaggcatcttaggtatggtaggttaaaaccccgtttgtagagttggtcattaatgatcaagtaactggtagccttgtatcgaatctgcttagcttggactttgtcatttggaagggtgccatgagcaaggaatttataaatcggggtaatccaactatccccctgttgtaagttgcacacttccgcagccatggtgtttggtgctgccaacaattcaacctgaatttttctcccaatcttgtcttccactgttgaggcgaggcgagccaaagcatctacatggctgtttaccgctcgaggaatttgggtgatttggtagtggaagtgctggagcaacaattgtgtttgtgccagatatgctgccatgaagCTAtctttagcgtcaaagttgttggtgacgtggttaaccaccaattgggagtcactgaagatatcaatttgtttaaccccaaggtgtttggccaaacgtaagcctactAGGAgagcttcatattcggcctcattgttcgacgccttgaatttgaaacgaatagcatactccatcaccattttgtcaggggtcgtaaggactagtcctgctccataacctcattggttggacgagccatcaatgTATAGACTCTatgttggggctgttggttctattttctgagcttccgagggtaataaAACCAATTCTTTAGGCGtaaaaacaatgtcaacaggatatgtgaagtcggcgatgaagtctgccactgcttggcctttctcagctggctttggttggtaggagatgtcaaactcatcCAATGCTATCACCCATTTGATCATTTGTCCGGAAGTGTcaagactttggagtatctgtcgaagaagatgactggtaagcacgatgatggagtgtgcttagaagtaagggcgaagttttcgagcagacatgaccaatgctagagccaatttctcaatattggagtatcgtgtctctgcatcttatAAAGCCttactagcgtagtagacaagccgttcaacattaccatcctttcgaatgagaacagaaCTTATTGTTGAAGCCGATAccaacagatagataatgagagtatcACCAACCTCATGTTTGGAGAGCAGGGgagctttactcatgtagtctttgaggttcttgaatgcctcagcacattcatcagtccatgtgatgtacttcttacttcccttaagtgctttgaagaaatgagtacatctgtctgtggccttagagatgaacctagttaaggttgccaccttgccagtaaggctttggatgtcttttgaagttactcgttccttcatgtcgaggattgctttgatcttctcgggattagcctgaATGCCTCGTTAGcttatcatgaaacctaagaatttaccatagcctacgccgaaggcacatttgttgaggTTCAACCTTATTTGATatctcttcagaatggtgaaagtttcagataggttggtgatgtgttagtCAACATGTTTGCTATTGAcaagcatatcatcaacgtaaacttccatgctcttcccaatctgttcggcaaacattgaattgaccagtctctgataagttgctcctgcattctctAGGgcaaagggcatgactttatagcaatatagtcccctgtgaGTAGTAGAGGAATAtggtatataatatatttattccaagatatacaagaatatttttttgtaaatgtcaatatgcatttatttacaaaatatacaagaaatttacctaaatccgcctaggtgCTTAGGCAGTAGGCGCTAGCCCACCgctcgactagcgcctagcgttttttagaaccttgaatgTAGTCCCACAAGTAAGTGTCCCAAATCAATGTAGTTCTTCCGTCATAATTATGTCAAAAATTATGTTATGCATTGGTGTGACACACAAATGGGTCATataagtctaattaaatttaaaaaaaattacaaataggtttaataatttaatagttagTAAAACGTTGTCAACCCAAAAATCCAGTCATGCAATCACCACCAATCCCAGTCCACATTCCTCTACCTCCTCTGTTGTccattctcttaaaaaaaaaaaaaaatctcaacacACTTATCTATTCGCACTTCGACACCTTTCATTGAATTGAACCTGGATCAAGATCACCCTTGGTGACAGCTTGGCCGTTTGCCAACGGCTTCTAGGAAATGACCGTTAACATTGAGGCgatcaacatcctcacaacTTTAATCTTAGAGAGCTTGTTCGGCGCTTCCTTGGTGGTCTGGTGACTCAAAGAATGGTGAGGTCTGCCTTGTGATAATGACGTCATAACCGAGGTGAGTCTATTGTCagttgaaaactatttccaaaCCCTTTCTTAGGTCTTGGTTAAGCCTTGTGCTTTTGAAAATTTATGGAAAGGATCTCTCTTCGGAGTACTctactataagaaaaaaaaaattccattgtgcaaaaaggtatgtgacaacttttttaattaattattaaacctacatcagcacataacaattttttttacagaattgtgGTGGAAAGATtatattgatttgcgacacctatttttaaGGACTACAttcatcaattttcaattttagggatcatcttgatggtgtgggtcaatttcaaggaccatcttgatgatATGGGTATTTTAAAGACCATCTTGTGGTGTGGGTTAATTTCACGGATCATTTATGATCAAATCTAGTAAAATCTTGTGGAGCCCATTTATGTGCCATATCAGCACTTAATgaaatttttaacagaattgtgacaGAAGGatcacattgatttgcaacacctattttaagggattacattgattgattttcaattttaaggaCCATCTTGAATGTGAGGGTCAATTTCAGTGactatttatgataaaaaccttAACTTTTAAGATCATCGAGTTCAGATTTTCCTCTACTGGATACATTAAATCATCAATGCACAAATCCAAGATTCTGGAGCACAATCGGAATCTTGTAAGCCACTGCAACCATCTCCATCTTCTCTCTTTTCTGATTCAAAGTGATTTCTAGGGTTCCTCTCAAATCTGAAAGACaattattattgtaattttttgatagatttttttaattgttgaatccattttttttaatatatttacctggaatgatttttcttattttcaattttggttttttaatatatttacctGGAATGATtcttattttcaattttggtttttgtatgCTTTCAAGTTGGTTGTCGTTTGGAACTATGCTCCCTAGTAATGCGTCGCAATAAGCAGTGAAGACTTTCACGACACAGTTTTATAGCGAAGCGATCACAAGGGTCGCATGACTGTTGCTAAAATGTATTCACGTTTCATGGTTTTACACAATGAAATTTTAGCGTCACAACTTGTTATGccaacttttacaattatttattaaatccATTTTCTTCACTATATATTAAGGTTGCCCAAAACAAAACTCCTGGTCTTAAAACCCTTTTATACTTTCTCTCCTTCAAAACGCTCTATACAATCCTCTGTTCTCTACAATGGCCAAGACCCTCCAAAACCTCAGTTCTACCTACACCATTCTCATAAccacttccttcttcttcctctcaacCCTTGTCACATCAGAAACTCACCGTTTTATAAGATCGTTATCTTCATCAAAACATGGTTTAAAGAGAGAGAAACTAAGCCATGTTCACTTCTACTTCCATGACATAGTGAGTGGCCGAACCCCCACGGCAGTTAAAGTGGCTGACGCACCCACGACAAACACTTCCATGACTGGCTTTGGCACTGTGTTCATGATGGACGATCCATTGACTATCAGCCCTGAATCGAGCTCTAAGCTAGTCGGAAAAGCCCAAGGTATTTATGCTTCAGCTTCACAAAGTGAGTTGGGGCTTTTGATGgccttgaattttgtttttgttgaacGGAAGTACAATGGTAGCACTCTTAGTGTATTGGGGCGCAACACCGTGTTCTCAGCCATGAGGGAGATGCCGATAGTAGGCGGAAGTGGGCTTTTCCGATTTGCTCGGGGCTATGCTCATGCTAGCACTCACCAGTTTGACATCAAAACTGGAGATGCTGTTGTGGAGTATAATGTCTATGTCTTCCATTATTAACTGGTGTGCGTGTTATTTGCTTTCCTAGCTTTTCTGTGGCTTATACATATGAATCTTGATCTGTCTTGTGGCTCAATTAATTTTCCGCAATATGACAACATGTTATGATTGTGTCCTGGTTTTATTCAGGTTTCTTCTTGACGATTGTAACTGTTTGTTATTGTTTACCATAAATATCGTTACTTCTTAAAACGAAACAGAATATACTTTTCCTTTACATCCCGTAAATCATTCGCATTTGAGTCCTATGTAAAAGAAGATTCGATAATCTAGCCATCACATCGCTATAATTTGTAGTAAAATTGATTATTGTCATTTCATTTTGTTACTTAAGTACTTGTATATGCATGATGCATGTAGCTTGGGCATATTTCA is drawn from Malus domestica chromosome 14, GDT2T_hap1 and contains these coding sequences:
- the LOC114820839 gene encoding dirigent protein 22-like — translated: MAKTLQNLSSTYTILITTSFFFLSTLVTSETHRFIRSLSSSKHGLKREKLSHVHFYFHDIVSGRTPTAVKVADAPTTNTSMTGFGTVFMMDDPLTISPESSSKLVGKAQGIYASASQSELGLLMALNFVFVERKYNGSTLSVLGRNTVFSAMREMPIVGGSGLFRFARGYAHASTHQFDIKTGDAVVEYNVYVFHY